The Herminiimonas arsenitoxidans genome window below encodes:
- a CDS encoding barstar family protein, giving the protein MAVVHLNGETITDQQSFHSACKTAFGFPDFYGENMDAWVDCLSYLRDEENMTKFLLKPNEKLQIVIDQAEILRKNVPDLLEELSFCIEGINERYADYGENPALELKLA; this is encoded by the coding sequence ATGGCCGTCGTTCATTTAAACGGTGAGACCATCACCGATCAACAATCCTTTCATAGCGCATGCAAGACTGCATTCGGTTTCCCGGATTTCTACGGCGAGAATATGGATGCTTGGGTCGATTGCCTCAGTTATCTGCGTGATGAAGAGAACATGACAAAATTTCTCCTCAAACCGAACGAAAAGCTGCAAATCGTCATAGATCAGGCAGAAATATTGCGCAAAAACGTCCCTGACCTCCTCGAAGAATTAAGCTTCTGCATCGAAGGTATTAACGAGCGCTACGCCGATTACGGCGAAAATCCGGCGCTCGAACTCAAACTAGCCTGA
- the hrcA gene encoding heat-inducible transcriptional repressor HrcA — MQLDNRAQTLLKALVERYIADGQPVGSRELSKISGLDLSPATIRNIMADLEEMGFVASPHTSAGRVPTPRGYRVFVDTLLTVQSIDESALESKLQNSLQTGSSQKIISNAAQILSSLSEFAGIVMTPRRESVFQQIDFLRLSEKRILLVIVGPTGDVQNRLLLTDVDYSPTQLIHAANYINQNYGGLSFDDVRIRLQGELKALRDDMTRLMQAAVEAGSDAMNDNSDDVVISGERNLLSVSDLSSNMVSLRKLFDLFEQKTSLMQLLDVSNKATGVQIFIGGESNLVPMDQMSVVTSPYTVNGKVVGTLGVIGPTRMAYERVIPIVDITAKLLSNALSHNN; from the coding sequence ATGCAACTCGATAACCGCGCACAAACCCTGCTGAAAGCTCTAGTCGAACGCTATATTGCGGACGGCCAGCCTGTCGGCTCGCGCGAGCTTTCCAAGATATCGGGTCTCGATTTATCGCCTGCGACGATACGCAACATCATGGCGGATCTGGAAGAAATGGGATTCGTTGCCAGTCCGCACACCTCCGCCGGTCGCGTACCAACGCCACGCGGCTACCGCGTCTTTGTCGATACCTTGCTGACGGTGCAATCCATCGATGAAAGCGCGCTCGAATCGAAATTGCAAAATTCACTGCAAACCGGTTCCTCACAAAAAATCATTTCCAACGCAGCGCAAATTCTGTCGTCGCTCTCCGAGTTCGCCGGCATAGTGATGACACCACGGCGCGAATCGGTATTTCAGCAAATTGACTTTCTGCGCCTGTCAGAAAAACGCATATTGCTCGTCATCGTCGGCCCTACCGGCGATGTGCAAAACCGCCTGCTGCTAACAGATGTCGATTATTCACCAACGCAATTAATCCACGCGGCGAATTACATTAATCAAAATTACGGCGGATTGAGTTTCGACGACGTACGGATACGTTTGCAAGGTGAATTGAAAGCTTTGCGCGACGATATGACGCGTTTGATGCAAGCAGCAGTCGAAGCGGGCAGCGATGCGATGAATGACAATAGCGACGATGTCGTGATTTCCGGCGAGCGCAATTTGCTCAGCGTGTCGGATCTTTCATCGAATATGGTGTCGCTGCGCAAACTGTTTGATCTATTTGAACAAAAAACCAGCCTGATGCAGTTGCTGGATGTCTCCAACAAGGCGACCGGCGTACAAATTTTCATCGGTGGTGAATCAAATCTGGTGCCTATGGATCAGATGAGCGTCGTTACCTCACCTTACACCGTGAACGGCAAGGTAGTCGGCACATTGGGCGTGATCGGACCGACACGCATGGCGTATGAGCGGGTAATTCCGATTGTGGATATCACGGCAAAATTACTGTCGAACGCACTCAGCCACAACAACTAA
- a CDS encoding outer membrane protein assembly factor BamE codes for MQMLPRYSNRAPAIAGTFCLLLATVLTGCASKNPLMDEPAPVAAAAKPAAAPQQVKAAEEKTASTAPATTADAKPTATPVAPQAAATTGVQTKKEKRFLGIFSPYRPDIQQGNFVSQEMVAQLKEGMTQDQVIFLLGTPLLTDIFHAERWDYAFRMQKGNGEITTSRVTVFFKDKVVSSFEGGGDLPTEKDYIARIADKAKEANK; via the coding sequence ATGCAAATGCTGCCCCGCTATTCTAATCGTGCCCCAGCCATCGCTGGTACTTTTTGCCTTTTATTGGCAACCGTACTCACAGGTTGCGCATCGAAAAACCCGCTGATGGACGAGCCTGCACCCGTTGCCGCCGCTGCCAAACCGGCTGCCGCTCCACAGCAGGTTAAAGCTGCAGAAGAAAAAACCGCATCCACTGCGCCTGCTACTACAGCCGACGCAAAGCCAACTGCAACGCCTGTAGCCCCGCAAGCCGCGGCCACCACCGGCGTGCAAACCAAGAAAGAGAAACGCTTCCTCGGCATTTTCTCGCCTTACCGTCCTGACATCCAGCAAGGCAACTTCGTCTCGCAAGAAATGGTCGCGCAGTTGAAAGAAGGCATGACGCAGGATCAAGTCATCTTCTTGCTCGGCACACCGCTGCTGACCGATATCTTCCACGCTGAACGCTGGGATTATGCTTTCCGCATGCAAAAAGGTAATGGCGAAATCACCACCAGCCGCGTCACCGTTTTCTTCAAGGACAAAGTGGTATCGTCCTTCGAAGGTGGCGGCGATCTGCCGACTGAAAAAGACTACATTGCGCGCATTGCCGACAAAGCCAAAGAAGCCAACAAATAA
- a CDS encoding NAD kinase — protein MSLTPNSSPAPSFNTIAIVGKHMAGGIAQSLTDIADCLGKTGRKVVFEAETALNFGLSAYESMTLHEIGECADAAIVVGGDGTMLGIARQLAPYDVPLIGVNQGRLGFMTDISLDQMMPLLQEMLNGKVRSEQRSLLKGSIEREGEAMYNTLAFNDVVLSRGSGAGMVELRVEVDGHFMYNQRSDGLIVATPTGSSAYALSAGGPILHPSLRGIELVPIAPHALSNRPIVVPDTSEIVIEVMGGRNASVNFDMQSVARLLKHDRIIVKRSEHTITFLHPEGWNYYDTLREKLHWNEYPSVEGRLK, from the coding sequence ATGTCGCTTACACCAAACTCATCTCCTGCTCCCAGCTTTAATACGATCGCAATCGTCGGCAAACACATGGCCGGCGGAATTGCGCAATCGTTGACTGATATCGCCGATTGTCTGGGCAAGACTGGACGCAAAGTCGTTTTCGAAGCGGAAACCGCGCTTAATTTCGGCTTGAGCGCTTATGAATCAATGACCTTGCATGAGATCGGCGAATGCGCTGATGCCGCTATTGTAGTCGGCGGTGATGGCACGATGCTGGGTATTGCAAGGCAGTTAGCACCTTACGATGTGCCGCTGATCGGCGTCAATCAAGGACGTCTTGGTTTCATGACCGATATTTCGCTCGATCAGATGATGCCTTTGCTGCAGGAAATGCTGAACGGCAAAGTCAGATCCGAACAACGCAGCTTGCTGAAAGGCTCCATTGAGCGCGAAGGCGAGGCGATGTACAACACGCTGGCGTTCAATGACGTCGTGCTGTCGCGCGGTTCAGGTGCTGGCATGGTTGAGTTGCGCGTCGAAGTCGATGGCCACTTCATGTACAACCAACGTTCGGATGGCTTGATCGTGGCTACGCCGACCGGTTCTAGCGCGTATGCCTTGTCCGCTGGCGGGCCGATTCTGCATCCTAGTTTGCGCGGCATTGAGTTGGTGCCAATTGCACCGCATGCCTTGTCCAATCGTCCTATCGTGGTGCCGGATACCAGCGAAATCGTGATTGAAGTCATGGGCGGTCGTAATGCCAGCGTCAACTTCGATATGCAGTCGGTTGCCAGATTGTTGAAGCACGACAGAATTATCGTGAAGCGTTCCGAACATACGATTACCTTCCTGCATCCGGAAGGCTGGAATTATTACGATACCTTGCGTGAAAAGCTGCACTGGAATGAATATCCATCGGTAGAAGGCCGGTTAAAATAA
- a CDS encoding MotA/TolQ/ExbB proton channel family protein, with protein sequence MNSTAADQGLGLAHYWAQGDAVSHAVAYVLLIMSILSWYYILSKAWSSWRIRKSAAALEGFWQAPTLTDAIATIKVVDSENVYTPLAAQSVEAANIKPHANSLNANTDPGELITRTLRQEINRVSSRLETGLTLLASVGSTAPFIGLFGTVWGIYHALVAVSASGTIQIDKVAGPVGEALIMTALGLAVAIPAVLAYNAFTRVNRVTLAELDAFAHDLHAYLTTGARVGK encoded by the coding sequence ATGAACTCAACTGCAGCGGATCAGGGCTTGGGACTGGCGCATTACTGGGCACAAGGCGATGCCGTCTCGCACGCCGTCGCTTATGTACTGCTGATCATGTCGATACTCAGCTGGTATTACATCCTGTCCAAAGCATGGAGTTCATGGCGCATCCGCAAAAGCGCCGCTGCACTGGAAGGCTTCTGGCAAGCACCTACGCTGACCGACGCAATTGCGACCATCAAAGTTGTCGATAGCGAAAACGTCTACACGCCACTGGCAGCGCAAAGCGTCGAAGCCGCCAATATCAAACCGCATGCTAATTCACTCAACGCCAATACTGATCCCGGCGAATTGATTACCCGCACCTTGCGTCAGGAAATCAATCGCGTTTCATCCAGACTGGAAACCGGTCTGACGCTGCTCGCATCCGTCGGCTCGACCGCACCATTCATCGGCCTGTTCGGCACCGTCTGGGGCATTTATCATGCGCTGGTCGCGGTATCTGCCTCCGGCACCATACAGATCGACAAGGTCGCAGGACCAGTTGGTGAAGCGCTGATCATGACCGCGCTTGGTCTGGCCGTCGCAATTCCTGCGGTGCTGGCCTATAACGCCTTTACCCGCGTCAATCGTGTCACATTGGCTGAGCTGGACGCCTTTGCGCACGATTTGCATGCCTACTTGACCACCGGCGCACGCGTCGGCAAGTAA
- the leuS gene encoding leucine--tRNA ligase, translating into MQDKYSPAEVEKSAHDHWQAIDAYKAVEHAKDKNGNDKKKFYACSMLPYPSGKLHMGHVRNYTINDVMYRYLRMNGYNVLMPMGWDAFGMPAENAAMANNVPPAQWTYANIDYMKTQMASMGLAIDWSREMTACKPEYYKWNQWMFLKMLEKGIIYKKTGTVNWDPIDQTVLANEQVIDGRGWRSGALIEKREIPMYYARITDYAEELLDHVDNKLPGWPERVRTMQANWIGKSTGVRFAFPHDIEEDGKLINDGKLWVFTTRADTIKGVTFCAVAPEHALATFAAKNNPELADFIAECKLGSVIEADMATMEKKGMPTGLFVKHPLTHQLVEVWVGNYVLITYGDGAVMGVPAHDERDFAFAQKYVLPIHPVIDVEGKTFSEVSWHDWYGDKENGRCINSGKYDGLNYQQAVDAIAADLAELGLGEKKITYRLRDWGISRQRYWGTPIPMINCADCGAVPVPEKDLPVVLPEDCVPDGSGNPLNKHEAFLKCDCPKCGKPARRETDTMDTFVDSSWYYMRYCSPNSNDAMVDSRNDYWMPMDQYIGGIEHAVLHLLYARFWTKVMRDFGLIKFDEPFTNLLTQGMVLNETYYREEANGKKTWYNPADVQLELDDKGRPVSAILASDRQRVEIGGTEKMSKSKNNGIDPQAQIDQYGADTARLFTMFASSPEQTLEWSGAGVEGANRFLRRVWAYAYNQSARISTALATPIVPGARDYTEVHKTLRRELHKILQQADNDFKRIQYNTVVSASMKMLNTLEGAKLDDSAASSAVVTEGLSIFLRVLNPVAPHITHALWQELGYATLFGDILDAAWPQVDESALEQAEIEMMIQVNGKLRGSIIVAKDADKAMIEAAALANESVQKFIEGTPKKIIVVPGKLVSIVV; encoded by the coding sequence ATGCAAGATAAATACAGCCCCGCCGAAGTAGAAAAATCGGCGCACGACCACTGGCAGGCAATCGACGCTTACAAGGCCGTCGAACACGCCAAGGATAAAAACGGCAACGACAAGAAGAAATTCTATGCTTGCTCTATGCTGCCGTACCCATCCGGCAAGCTGCACATGGGGCATGTGCGCAACTACACCATCAATGACGTGATGTACCGCTACCTGCGGATGAATGGCTACAACGTGTTGATGCCTATGGGCTGGGACGCGTTCGGCATGCCGGCGGAAAACGCAGCGATGGCGAACAATGTGCCACCAGCGCAATGGACTTACGCCAACATCGACTACATGAAGACGCAAATGGCGTCCATGGGCTTGGCCATCGACTGGTCGCGCGAAATGACCGCATGCAAGCCTGAGTATTACAAATGGAACCAGTGGATGTTCCTGAAGATGCTCGAGAAAGGCATCATCTACAAAAAAACCGGTACCGTGAACTGGGATCCTATCGATCAAACGGTACTGGCAAATGAACAAGTCATCGACGGTCGCGGCTGGCGCTCCGGCGCGCTGATCGAAAAGCGCGAAATCCCGATGTACTACGCGCGCATCACCGATTACGCAGAAGAACTACTCGACCACGTCGATAACAAATTGCCAGGCTGGCCAGAACGCGTGCGCACCATGCAAGCCAACTGGATAGGCAAATCGACAGGTGTACGTTTTGCTTTCCCGCACGATATCGAAGAAGACGGCAAGCTGATCAATGACGGCAAGTTGTGGGTTTTCACCACCCGTGCCGACACGATTAAAGGCGTGACTTTCTGCGCAGTAGCACCGGAACATGCGCTGGCGACTTTCGCAGCAAAAAACAATCCCGAACTGGCCGACTTCATTGCCGAATGCAAACTCGGCAGCGTCATCGAAGCCGATATGGCAACGATGGAAAAGAAAGGCATGCCTACCGGCTTGTTCGTCAAACATCCATTGACGCACCAACTGGTTGAAGTCTGGGTCGGCAACTACGTACTGATCACTTACGGCGATGGTGCCGTGATGGGCGTGCCAGCACATGACGAACGCGATTTCGCGTTTGCACAAAAATACGTACTGCCTATTCACCCAGTCATCGACGTAGAAGGCAAAACTTTTTCAGAAGTGAGCTGGCACGACTGGTACGGCGACAAGGAAAATGGTCGCTGCATCAATTCCGGCAAATACGATGGTTTGAATTATCAGCAAGCGGTTGATGCCATCGCGGCCGATCTGGCTGAGCTCGGTCTGGGCGAAAAGAAAATCACCTATCGCCTGCGCGACTGGGGCATTTCGCGCCAACGTTATTGGGGTACACCGATCCCAATGATCAACTGCGCTGATTGCGGTGCGGTACCTGTACCTGAAAAAGATTTGCCGGTCGTCTTGCCGGAAGATTGTGTGCCGGACGGCAGCGGCAATCCGCTGAACAAGCACGAAGCCTTCCTCAAATGCGATTGTCCGAAATGCGGCAAACCTGCGCGTCGCGAAACCGACACGATGGATACCTTCGTTGATTCGTCGTGGTACTACATGCGCTATTGCTCGCCTAACAGCAACGACGCGATGGTCGACAGCCGCAACGATTACTGGATGCCTATGGACCAGTACATCGGAGGTATCGAACACGCGGTCTTGCATTTGCTGTACGCACGCTTCTGGACCAAGGTCATGCGCGATTTTGGCCTCATCAAATTTGATGAGCCATTTACCAATCTGCTGACGCAGGGCATGGTTCTGAACGAAACCTACTATCGTGAAGAAGCCAATGGCAAAAAGACTTGGTACAACCCGGCCGATGTGCAACTGGAACTCGACGACAAGGGGCGCCCTGTATCTGCGATCCTGGCCAGCGACCGTCAGCGGGTAGAAATCGGCGGTACAGAAAAAATGTCGAAGTCGAAGAACAACGGCATTGACCCACAAGCGCAAATCGATCAGTACGGCGCAGATACTGCGCGTCTGTTCACGATGTTCGCCTCGTCACCGGAACAAACATTGGAATGGTCGGGCGCAGGCGTAGAAGGCGCAAACCGCTTCCTGCGTCGGGTCTGGGCTTACGCCTACAATCAGTCGGCACGCATTAGCACCGCTCTGGCCACACCTATTGTGCCCGGAGCACGCGACTATACTGAAGTTCACAAGACGCTGCGCCGCGAACTGCACAAGATCCTGCAGCAAGCAGACAACGATTTCAAACGCATTCAGTACAACACGGTCGTGTCTGCCAGCATGAAAATGCTGAATACATTGGAAGGTGCCAAGCTGGATGATTCTGCGGCGTCGAGTGCAGTCGTCACAGAAGGCTTATCTATCTTCCTGCGCGTGCTGAATCCGGTCGCACCACACATCACGCACGCACTGTGGCAAGAACTTGGCTACGCCACATTGTTCGGCGACATCCTCGATGCCGCATGGCCACAAGTTGATGAAAGCGCGCTGGAACAAGCCGAAATCGAAATGATGATTCAGGTTAACGGCAAGCTGCGCGGCAGCATCATCGTTGCCAAGGATGCTGACAAGGCTATGATCGAAGCAGCGGCGTTGGCAAATGAAAGCGTACAGAAATTCATCGAAGGCACACCGAAAAAAATCATCGTGGTGCCGGGAAAACTGGTCAGTATCGTTGTCTGA
- the recN gene encoding DNA repair protein RecN, with protein sequence MLRTLSIRDFVIVDAIELEFSPGFSVFTGETGAGKSILIDALALALGGRGDASVVREGAAKADITAEFSASTELDAWLAENEFSNEDGGALLRRVIDNAGRSKAFINGIAATATQLRDLGEKLVDIHGQHAHQSLLKTDAQRVLLDNQAGLQDEVKAVAAAYKTWRALAKQREEFETNAKNVLLERERLEWQVGELEKLAAKPGEWADISNEHSRLSHAASLIEGAQEALDLISDADTPMLSQLSSLNTRIGKLVDLDGGLQPVLDALEPARIQLQEAVYALNDYLSRVELDPARLREVEIRLENIHSTSRKFRVAPDDLPQELETLSAQLKQLADASDLDALRVQEEKLKAAYTSAAQKLSKARAKAAKALGDAVTAAMQELSMTGGKFAIALQPCEPASYGLEQIEFMVAAHAGTTPRPLAKVASGGELARIALAISVITSSATATPTLIFDEVDSGIGGGVAEVVGRLLRRLGQDRQVLCVTHLPQVASQANQHFQVSKQSNHGKTVSSIDALDANARVEEIARMLGGLEITATTRSHARELLAT encoded by the coding sequence ATGCTGCGCACGCTCTCCATCCGCGATTTCGTGATTGTCGATGCTATCGAACTTGAGTTCTCGCCCGGCTTCTCAGTTTTTACTGGGGAGACAGGTGCGGGCAAGTCCATCTTGATCGACGCCTTGGCACTTGCCTTGGGCGGTCGTGGCGATGCCAGCGTCGTGCGCGAAGGCGCAGCCAAGGCTGACATTACTGCGGAGTTTTCTGCCAGTACCGAGTTGGATGCATGGTTGGCCGAAAACGAATTCAGCAATGAAGACGGCGGTGCCTTGCTGCGTCGCGTAATAGACAACGCTGGTCGCTCCAAAGCCTTCATCAACGGCATTGCTGCTACCGCTACGCAACTGCGCGATTTGGGTGAAAAACTGGTCGATATCCATGGTCAGCATGCACATCAATCTCTGCTGAAAACCGACGCGCAACGCGTGTTGCTGGATAACCAGGCTGGTTTGCAGGATGAAGTAAAAGCTGTGGCCGCTGCGTATAAAACGTGGCGCGCACTCGCCAAGCAGCGTGAAGAATTCGAAACCAATGCCAAGAATGTTTTGCTGGAGCGTGAGCGTCTGGAATGGCAAGTTGGCGAGTTGGAGAAACTCGCAGCTAAGCCGGGCGAATGGGCTGACATCAGCAATGAACACAGTCGCTTGTCACATGCGGCCAGCCTGATCGAAGGCGCGCAAGAAGCTTTGGATTTAATCTCCGATGCTGATACACCGATGCTGTCGCAACTGTCATCGCTCAATACACGTATCGGTAAATTGGTTGATCTGGATGGCGGCTTGCAGCCAGTGCTGGATGCGCTGGAACCTGCGCGTATTCAATTGCAGGAAGCGGTGTATGCGCTCAATGATTACTTGAGTCGGGTCGAACTTGATCCTGCGCGTTTGCGCGAAGTTGAAATACGTCTGGAAAACATACATTCCACCTCACGTAAATTCCGCGTTGCGCCGGATGATTTGCCACAAGAACTGGAAACGCTGTCTGCGCAGTTGAAGCAATTGGCCGATGCCAGCGATCTGGATGCCTTGCGTGTGCAGGAAGAAAAACTGAAAGCGGCATACACCAGCGCTGCGCAAAAATTATCGAAAGCACGCGCCAAGGCTGCCAAGGCTTTGGGCGATGCAGTAACAGCCGCAATGCAGGAACTCAGCATGACCGGCGGCAAATTTGCGATAGCCTTGCAGCCGTGCGAACCAGCTTCCTATGGTTTGGAACAAATCGAATTCATGGTGGCAGCACATGCCGGTACCACGCCACGGCCGCTGGCCAAGGTGGCGTCGGGCGGCGAGTTGGCGCGTATTGCTCTGGCGATTTCTGTCATTACCTCCAGTGCGACAGCAACACCTACACTGATTTTCGATGAGGTTGATAGCGGCATAGGCGGTGGTGTGGCTGAAGTAGTGGGACGCTTGTTGCGTCGCCTCGGACAAGATCGCCAGGTATTGTGCGTCACGCATTTGCCGCAAGTTGCCAGCCAGGCCAATCAACACTTCCAGGTCAGCAAGCAAAGCAATCACGGAAAAACTGTGTCCTCTATCGATGCACTCGATGCTAATGCACGCGTGGAAGAAATCGCCCGTATGCTGGGTGGACTGGAAATCACGGCGACTACACGGTCCCACGCACGGGAATTGCTGGCGACCTAA
- a CDS encoding HAD family hydrolase has protein sequence MKSQATPHSTHTPIKAVLFDLDDTLWHLAPTLVKAEAILYDWLNIHIPGVTQRFSNEELRELRMELLPTDPQYQFNVWALRHAALTRACHLTSENKDLVDQAMAVFSVARNAVTPFDDVVPGLSSLRERFAIGSVSNGFADLETIGLSQYFQTSIAAHQFGSAKPGAEIFHAACEALSVAPHEAIYVGDDPTLDIQGAQNAGLQAVWMNRLGRTLPEHIVPDASCTNLYELDAWLKRA, from the coding sequence ATGAAGTCCCAAGCAACTCCGCATTCAACACATACACCCATTAAGGCGGTCCTGTTCGATCTGGACGACACCTTATGGCATTTAGCGCCAACTTTGGTCAAAGCCGAAGCCATTTTGTACGACTGGCTGAACATCCATATTCCCGGCGTGACCCAGCGCTTCAGCAATGAAGAATTACGCGAATTGCGCATGGAATTGCTGCCGACCGATCCGCAATATCAATTCAATGTGTGGGCTTTGCGCCATGCTGCATTGACGCGCGCTTGCCATCTGACCAGCGAAAACAAAGATTTGGTCGATCAGGCGATGGCTGTTTTTTCTGTGGCACGCAATGCCGTCACACCTTTTGACGATGTCGTGCCGGGTTTAAGCAGTTTGCGCGAACGCTTTGCCATCGGTTCCGTTTCCAACGGCTTTGCTGATCTGGAGACGATAGGTCTGTCGCAGTACTTCCAGACCTCGATCGCCGCCCATCAATTCGGCAGCGCAAAACCAGGCGCTGAGATTTTTCATGCAGCATGCGAGGCACTTTCAGTTGCGCCGCACGAAGCAATTTACGTCGGCGACGATCCTACGCTGGACATTCAAGGCGCACAAAATGCCGGCTTGCAAGCGGTATGGATGAATCGCTTGGGACGCACCCTGCCTGAACATATCGTGCCCGACGCAAGCTGCACAAACTTATATGAGCTCGACGCGTGGCTAAAGCGCGCATAA
- a CDS encoding ExbD/TolR family protein, protein MSFGGFNDNQHSAPMADINVTPMVDVMLVLLVIFIITAPLFTHAIKLDLPSAQSAPAPAEPTTISLSINGEGAIFWNNDPVSQDELTAKLAIAAKQQPQPQVQLRADKGTRYEVIAQVMAAAQTNGVTKLGFVTEAPQSSKK, encoded by the coding sequence ATGTCATTCGGCGGATTCAACGACAATCAGCACTCAGCACCCATGGCGGATATCAACGTCACGCCTATGGTGGATGTGATGCTGGTACTGCTGGTGATTTTCATCATCACCGCACCTTTATTCACGCATGCGATCAAGCTCGATCTGCCTAGTGCACAATCTGCACCTGCTCCGGCCGAACCGACGACCATTTCGCTCTCCATCAATGGCGAAGGCGCCATCTTCTGGAACAACGATCCGGTATCGCAAGACGAACTGACTGCAAAACTCGCGATCGCTGCGAAACAGCAGCCACAGCCACAAGTACAACTGCGCGCCGACAAAGGCACACGTTACGAAGTCATTGCGCAAGTCATGGCTGCCGCACAAACCAATGGCGTAACCAAACTGGGCTTTGTGACCGAAGCGCCGCAATCCTCCAAGAAATAA
- the fur gene encoding ferric iron uptake transcriptional regulator: protein MPNNPSELKASGLKATLPRLKILDIFQNAEVRHLSAEDVYKMLLNDNLDVGLATVYRVLTQFEQAGLLQRNHFETGKAVFELNEGSHHDHLVCLDCGKVEEFFDAEIEKRQVRIAEEHGFEIADHALALYGHCKSCQKTKK, encoded by the coding sequence ATGCCCAACAATCCATCCGAGTTAAAAGCCAGCGGTCTGAAAGCGACGCTGCCACGTCTGAAAATCCTCGATATTTTCCAAAATGCCGAGGTGCGCCACCTGAGCGCGGAAGACGTCTACAAGATGTTGCTGAACGATAATCTAGATGTCGGTCTGGCAACGGTTTATCGCGTTTTGACGCAATTCGAGCAAGCAGGCTTGCTGCAACGCAATCACTTTGAAACCGGCAAAGCCGTTTTTGAATTGAACGAAGGCTCCCACCATGACCATCTGGTGTGCCTGGATTGCGGCAAAGTCGAAGAGTTTTTCGATGCGGAAATTGAAAAACGCCAAGTTCGGATCGCCGAAGAACATGGTTTTGAAATTGCTGATCATGCGCTGGCTTTGTACGGCCACTGCAAGAGCTGCCAAAAAACCAAAAAATAA
- the dapB gene encoding 4-hydroxy-tetrahydrodipicolinate reductase, with amino-acid sequence MTQLKIAVAGASGRMGHMLIETILSAQDATLSGALDIASSPAIGTDAAAFLGKPSGVLISSDFAQGLANSDFLIDFTRPEGTLEHVEYCAAHNIKMIIGTTGFDAAGKAAIAAAAKKTAIMFAPNMSVGVNVTMKLLEMAAKNFSEGYDIEIIEAHHRHKVDAPSGTAIKMGEVIAGALGKELNDVAVWAREGVTGARDPSSIGFATVRGGDIIGDHTVLFAGDGERIEISHKSSSRVSYAHGSLRAVRFLADKKTGLYDMQDVLGLR; translated from the coding sequence ATGACTCAATTGAAAATCGCAGTAGCAGGTGCATCTGGCCGTATGGGCCACATGTTGATCGAAACCATACTGAGCGCACAGGATGCAACACTGTCTGGCGCGCTGGATATTGCCAGCTCACCGGCTATCGGCACAGACGCTGCTGCCTTCCTCGGCAAACCATCCGGCGTATTAATCTCATCCGACTTCGCCCAAGGCTTGGCTAATTCCGACTTCTTGATCGACTTTACACGTCCTGAAGGTACGCTGGAGCATGTGGAATACTGCGCCGCGCACAATATCAAGATGATCATCGGCACCACCGGTTTCGATGCAGCCGGCAAGGCAGCGATCGCCGCAGCAGCTAAAAAAACTGCCATCATGTTTGCACCGAATATGAGTGTAGGCGTCAACGTCACGATGAAATTGCTGGAAATGGCTGCGAAGAATTTCTCCGAAGGCTATGACATCGAAATCATCGAAGCACATCACCGTCACAAGGTCGATGCGCCATCCGGTACCGCGATCAAAATGGGTGAAGTCATCGCCGGCGCGCTCGGCAAGGAACTCAACGATGTCGCAGTGTGGGCACGCGAAGGCGTGACCGGCGCACGTGATCCATCGTCCATCGGCTTTGCCACCGTACGCGGCGGCGACATCATCGGCGACCACACCGTATTGTTTGCTGGTGATGGTGAACGCATCGAGATTTCGCACAAATCATCCAGCCGCGTCAGTTATGCACACGGCAGCTTGCGCGCCGTCCGTTTCTTGGCTGACAAGAAAACCGGCTTGTACGATATGCAAGATGTACTCGGCTTGCGTTGA